The Candidatus Poribacteria bacterium region AACATGCCGTCGACGATAGGAGCCGATCTGGATCGACCGACCAGGTAGGTGGGTTGGGCTGCGGATTGGGTCTCGGAAGCGGAGGCGACCATCGTTGACGCAGTCGCCAGGACAACCAGTGAGATCAGCAACCGCACGGCACATTCGGGCCCGCGCCGATACGCGTGCCGTGTCCGCCGAATCGTGTGTTCTGCCATCGGGTGCTCCTCGCAGGCTCCTGCACACTAACAGATTACTTGCACTACGAACGGTCGTCAAGGTCGACTCGCGCCACATCGCCTCCTGCGCAGCGTCGAGCGGTTCCCCACGCACGCCGCGTGTGATACGCTTCGCGACATGAAACCCATTCCTTCGCGATGGCTTGCCTGCCTCGCCGCCGCTCTGTTTGCGATATCCGGGTGCACCGGGATCCACGAGGGCCATCTCTTTCCGGTGCCCGACGAGAACACGACGTTCCTCCCGAAGTCGAAGGGAGCCGCAGTCTCCAAGAATGGCGTCGCCGTCGTCGTGGCTTCCATGCCTGATGTGAAAGAGGCAGACGGCTTCTTCGTCATCATCTACAACTCGTCGGGCCAATGGGTCAGCTTCGACCGCGCCGCCGTCCGTCTTCTCGACCACAACGGACAGAGCTTCAAGCCTCTGACAAGGCAGGAGCAGAACTTCCTCCTGGGAGCCCGATTCCAGCCCAAGCCGCCTATCGGGATCAAGGGCGACATCTTCCGATGGGATCGCACACTCAGTGTCCAGGGCGACTGGGTCAGCCCTCTTAACCCGGAAGAGGTCATTCGGACCTCGGTCATGCATGGAGGCAAGGCGCCGTTCTACGTCTATTTCCGCCGCCAGAGCGGCCGTTCCCCTCGCTTGACGCTCATCATCCCGAACGTCGAGCTAGGGTCGTCGATGGAAAAGCTCACGTATGTTTTCCGTTTCGCCGTTCAGACGGAGTAGATATTTCCTGACCGTCGCTCTTGGCATCGCCGCCACGGCTGGGTGCGCTGGCATGCGGCCGGTTCCCCCCACTGTACGCGCCTCGCGCCTCGATCCAACGAGTCTCAGCCACGTCGGCGTTCACTTCGAGCTCGCGGCGAAACTGGGCGAACCGGGCAAGGGCGCGGAACCGTTGAGCGATCCGTCTGCGGCCGCCATCGCGTCGGATGGGACGCTCTACGTTGCAGACGCTGAAACGCACCGCATCCTCGCGCTTCGTCCCGACGGCACGGTCAGCAACACGATTGGCGGGTACGGTTCGCGCGTCGGCGAATTCGATACTCCGAGAGCGATCACGTTCGTCCCGTCGCCGCGCGACGTGCTCTATGTCGCAGACAGCGGCGGCAGGCAGGTTCAGTCCTACGATCCCGCGACCCATCGGTTCGGCGTTCTCGAAACCCAGAATGACACGTCGGGATTCGCGCCGACCGCGCTCGCGTGGGACGGATCGATGGGTTTGCTGCTCCTCGATGCGATCCACGGTCGTGTCTGCCGCATCGCTACCACCGGCGCAGTGGTCTGGTCATACGACGGTTTCGGTCATGATCGTGGCTCACTCGACAACCCGCAGGCGGTCGCCCCGGACGGCAAGGGCGGAGCCCATATCGCGGACACGGGCAATCAGCGGCTGATCCGCCTCGACTTCGCCGGGAACCTCGTCGCCGAGACCTCGCTGGTCGAGGCGGTCGTCACCCCAGTTGGCGTGGGCGTCGATGCAGCCGGTCGGCGATACGTGTGCGATGCTGCCACACCGCGAGTCGTCGTCATCGGGGAGCGCGGAGACATCCTGACCGAGTTCGGTCGCGGCGAAATGCGGGAGCCCGTATCCGTCGCCCTGGGACAGGACGGTTCCGTGTACGTCGTGGACCGATCGTTGGCACGGATCCTGATGTATAAGCCATCGGAGACCGAGCGCCCATGAAGAACTGGCTGAGGATTGCGCATCGCGGAGCCTCGGCACATGCGCCGGAGAACACGCTGGCAGCCTTCCGTCTCGCGGTCGAGATGGACACGGACGGCGTCGAGATGGACGTGCATGTGACCGGCGACGGCGAGGTGGTCGTGCTCCACGATGCCACGCTGGATCGCACCACCGACCGGATCGGACGCGTCGCGCAGATGGCGATGTCGGATATCCGCGCTGCCGACGCCGGTGTGCGGTTCTCTGAGGCGTTCGTCGGCGAGCGTGTCCCGACGCTTGACGAAGCGTTCGATGTTCTGCCGGCGAACACGCTGGCAGTGGTCGAGCTGAAGGTTCGCGATGCCGCGCTTCCGGTGGCGGAGATCGTCCGGAAGGCGAACAGGCTTGATCAGACCGTGGTCATCTCATTCATCCCGGAGACGCTGCGGGAGATTCGGTTCGCCGAGCCGCGCATCGCGACCTCGCTGCTGATCGGCTCCTCGCGCGAAGGACCCCAACCGACGGCGACCTCGTTGATTCAGCAAGCCTTTGACGTC contains the following coding sequences:
- a CDS encoding glycerophosphodiester phosphodiesterase, encoding MKNWLRIAHRGASAHAPENTLAAFRLAVEMDTDGVEMDVHVTGDGEVVVLHDATLDRTTDRIGRVAQMAMSDIRAADAGVRFSEAFVGERVPTLDEAFDVLPANTLAVVELKVRDAALPVAEIVRKANRLDQTVVISFIPETLREIRFAEPRIATSLLIGSSREGPQPTATSLIQQAFDV